The region CTCCTTAGTGCAGCCCCTGTTATTGGCCGAGGCCATCGAGCAAGCCCGGTCAAGCTCGTTGCTGGTGATGCCCTGGGAAGAGGCCGGCGGCCCTACCCTCAAAGAAGTTTTAACCCAAACAACAACCAACCGCATTGCAGTTTTTATTGGGCCGGAGGGAGGTTTTGCCGCGGAGGAAGCCGAAATAGCCCGCCAGGCCGGCGGGCAGTTGGTAACGTTAGGGCCGCGTATTTTGCGGGCCGAAACCGCCGCTCTGGCCGCGTGCGCAGCCATTTTGTACGAACTGGGCGAGTGGAGAGCGCCTTAAAGAATCAGGTAACTGTTCACCTTGTTCCCTATGTCACTGCGAGCCAGAGGCGAAGCAGTCTCCATCCTGGAATTGGAGATTGCTTCGGGCTGCGCCCTCGCAATGACACGCCAAGAAAGTGAATAGTACACTGTCAGACAAATTTTGACGGGTAGGGGCACGGCCTTGCGCCTGCCCCATATGGGGCGACCGCAAGGGCGCGCTCCTACCCCAATCTATCAGAATTAACTTGACGGTGTAATAGTTACAGTATCAGCATCGCGTCGCCAAAGGAGTAAAAACGATACCGTTGGGCAATGGCCTCCTCGTAGGCCCGCAGAATCAACTCGCGCCCGGCAAAGGCGCTGACCAGCATGAGCAGGGTGGATTGGGGCAGGTGAAAATTGGTCAGCAGCAGGTCAACCGCGCGGAAGGTAAAGCCGGGGTAGATAAACAGGTCGGTTTCTTCCTCAATGGCCGTCACCACGGCCCAGGGACACGCTTCCTCTCCGCCCCGGCCGGGGGCAGGCAACGCGCTGGCTTCTTGCAGCGAGCCGGTTTGCCCGGCGCTGCGCAAGGCCGCGGTTTCCAGGGTGCGCACGGCCGTGGTGCCTACGGCCACCAACCGCCCCCCGGCCAGTTTGGCCCGGTTGATGCGCGCGGCGGTGGCGGCGGTCAGGCCGGCAAACTCGCGGTGAATGGGATGGGCCTCAATTTGCTCAACCGTGACCGGCAGAAAGGTATCCAGGCCAATGTGCAGGGTCACGTAATCAAGCAGCACGCCCCGCTCCCGCAGCGCCAGCAGGCTTTCCGGGGTAAAATGCAGCCCGGCCGTGGGCGCGGCCGCAGAGCCGGACACCCGGCTGAAAACTGTTTGGTAGCGTTCGGCGTTAGCAAGCGGGGTATGGATGTAAGGCGGCAGCGGCGTTTGGCCCACCTTGTTCAGCCAGGCTTCAACCGGCCGGTTGAACGCAACCAGGCGCCGAGCCTGGCCCAAGTTCTCCTTGACGGTCAGAAAAAGAGGAGGCCCCGCCCG is a window of Anaerolineae bacterium DNA encoding:
- the queA gene encoding tRNA preQ1(34) S-adenosylmethionine ribosyltransferase-isomerase QueA — protein: MNVSLFDYHLPPNLIAQTPLEPRHASRLMVVNRHTAEITHCRFTDLPNLLRPGDMLIANNSRVIPARLLGRKTSGGKVEILLLKQIDHLLWEVLVGGKRLRPGVVVEIAGRGTPPRRAGPPLFLTVKENLGQARRLVAFNRPVEAWLNKVGQTPLPPYIHTPLANAERYQTVFSRVSGSAAAPTAGLHFTPESLLALRERGVLLDYVTLHIGLDTFLPVTVEQIEAHPIHREFAGLTAATAARINRAKLAGGRLVAVGTTAVRTLETAALRSAGQTGSLQEASALPAPGRGGEEACPWAVVTAIEEETDLFIYPGFTFRAVDLLLTNFHLPQSTLLMLVSAFAGRELILRAYEEAIAQRYRFYSFGDAMLIL